The Linepithema humile isolate Giens D197 chromosome 2, Lhum_UNIL_v1.0, whole genome shotgun sequence genome has a segment encoding these proteins:
- the LOC105677347 gene encoding uncharacterized protein isoform X2 yields MKWFLFLMTIAIWQCIQVTGSSVSQRKPRSLINPLFSIEYPSSWYRDEVPKEVYSFLPFYRGLRSATKNEPEHATKGENNDKERKPTSHIQIRENNTEILEVKKEDYHVNDEVLKIFVNCFVKVLLAYLKENKEEYRRLEDNNKTSLGESNDKERKPTSHIQIRENDTETLEVKREDYHVNDEVWKTFVNRVKESLAFLNEKEEECKTLENNEKSEDPEEMEELPRRILPFLYYWGRG; encoded by the exons ATGAAGTGGTTTTTGTTCTTGATGACAATTGCCATTTGGCAATGCATACAAGTAACAG GCAGTTCTGTGAGTCAACGCAAACCTCGATCACTGATAAATCCATTGTTTTCAATTGAATATCCGTCCTCGTGGTACCGTGATGAAGTACCAAAAGaagtatattcatttttaccGTTTTATAGAG GCTTGCGGAGTGCAACAAAGAACGAACCAGAACATGCAACTAAAGGTGAAAATAATGACAAAGAAAGGAAACCTACGAGCCACATACAAATAAGGGAAAACAATACTGAGATACtggaagtaaaaaaagaagactaTCATGTAAATGATGaagtattgaaaatttttgtgaactgttttgtaaaagtattgctagcatatttgaaagaaaataaagaagagTATAGGAGATTAGAAGACAATAACAAAACAAGTCTGGGTGAAAGTAATGACAAAGAAAGGAAACCTACGAGCCACATACAAATAAGGGAAAACGATACTGAGACACTGGAAGTAAAAAGAGAAGACTATCATGTAAATGATGAAGTATGGAAAACTTTTGTGAACCGTGTAAAAGAATCGCTAGCATTTTtgaatgaaaaagaagaagagtgTAAGACATtagaaaacaatgaaaaatcagaagaTCCGGAAGAAATGGAAGAATTACCGAGACGCATATTGCCTTTCCTGTATTATTGGGGTAGaggataa
- the LOC105677347 gene encoding uncharacterized protein isoform X1 gives MKWFLFLMTIAIWQCIQVTGNSVNQRKRAIPYSEGCTNDYSFLPNRDAQKVNHSSSINTSSSVSQRKPRSLINPLFSIEYPSSWYRDEVPKEVYSFLPFYRGLRSATKNEPEHATKGENNDKERKPTSHIQIRENNTEILEVKKEDYHVNDEVLKIFVNCFVKVLLAYLKENKEEYRRLEDNNKTSLGESNDKERKPTSHIQIRENDTETLEVKREDYHVNDEVWKTFVNRVKESLAFLNEKEEECKTLENNEKSEDPEEMEELPRRILPFLYYWGRG, from the exons ATGAAGTGGTTTTTGTTCTTGATGACAATTGCCATTTGGCAATGCATACAAGTAACAG GCAATTCTGTGAATCAACGGAAACGTGCGATACCTTATTCGGAAGGGTGTACGAACGACTATTCGTTCTTACCGAACCGTGATGCACAAAAAGTAAATCATTCTTCATCGATTAATACAA GCAGTTCTGTGAGTCAACGCAAACCTCGATCACTGATAAATCCATTGTTTTCAATTGAATATCCGTCCTCGTGGTACCGTGATGAAGTACCAAAAGaagtatattcatttttaccGTTTTATAGAG GCTTGCGGAGTGCAACAAAGAACGAACCAGAACATGCAACTAAAGGTGAAAATAATGACAAAGAAAGGAAACCTACGAGCCACATACAAATAAGGGAAAACAATACTGAGATACtggaagtaaaaaaagaagactaTCATGTAAATGATGaagtattgaaaatttttgtgaactgttttgtaaaagtattgctagcatatttgaaagaaaataaagaagagTATAGGAGATTAGAAGACAATAACAAAACAAGTCTGGGTGAAAGTAATGACAAAGAAAGGAAACCTACGAGCCACATACAAATAAGGGAAAACGATACTGAGACACTGGAAGTAAAAAGAGAAGACTATCATGTAAATGATGAAGTATGGAAAACTTTTGTGAACCGTGTAAAAGAATCGCTAGCATTTTtgaatgaaaaagaagaagagtgTAAGACATtagaaaacaatgaaaaatcagaagaTCCGGAAGAAATGGAAGAATTACCGAGACGCATATTGCCTTTCCTGTATTATTGGGGTAGaggataa